Proteins encoded by one window of Gemmatimonadaceae bacterium:
- a CDS encoding acetyl-CoA carboxylase carboxyltransferase subunit alpha, with the protein MAGTPTMEFERPIFELEKQIDELKRMAGDQQLSVDADLKPLERKLTDLRQEVYRNLSPLQRLQVARSSKRPFTLDYVRLCFTDFVELHGDRAFREDAAIVGGWARLDGETVMIIGHQRGRDTKENLKRNFGMPHPEGYRKALRLMKLAEKFHVPVFTFIDTPGAWAGLGAEERGQAEAIARNLFEMSNLEVPIIATVIGEGGSGGALALGVADRVLMLENAVYSVITVEGCAAILWKDGKSPVMREKAAGALKITAQDLLELGVIDEIVPEPLGGAHANHEVAAAALQESLIKHYEELRRFKPEKLVRKRREKFLKMGKFSE; encoded by the coding sequence ATGGCTGGCACACCGACCATGGAGTTCGAGCGCCCCATCTTCGAACTCGAGAAACAGATCGACGAACTGAAGCGGATGGCGGGCGACCAGCAGCTGAGCGTGGACGCCGACCTCAAGCCGCTGGAGCGCAAGCTCACCGACCTCCGGCAGGAGGTGTATCGCAACCTTTCCCCGCTGCAGCGGTTGCAGGTGGCGCGCTCGAGCAAGCGCCCGTTCACGCTCGACTACGTGCGGCTCTGCTTCACGGATTTTGTCGAGCTGCACGGCGACCGTGCCTTTCGCGAGGATGCGGCGATCGTGGGCGGGTGGGCCCGGCTCGACGGCGAGACCGTCATGATCATCGGGCATCAGCGCGGACGCGACACCAAGGAGAACCTGAAGCGCAACTTCGGGATGCCGCACCCCGAGGGGTATCGCAAGGCGCTGCGCCTCATGAAGCTCGCCGAGAAGTTCCACGTCCCGGTCTTCACCTTCATCGACACCCCGGGAGCGTGGGCCGGCCTTGGCGCCGAGGAGCGCGGACAGGCCGAGGCGATTGCACGCAACCTGTTCGAGATGAGCAACCTCGAGGTGCCGATCATCGCCACGGTGATTGGCGAGGGGGGCTCGGGCGGTGCGCTCGCGTTAGGCGTCGCCGACCGCGTCCTGATGCTGGAGAACGCCGTCTACTCGGTGATCACCGTCGAGGGGTGCGCGGCGATCCTCTGGAAGGACGGCAAGTCGCCGGTGATGCGTGAGAAGGCGGCGGGCGCGCTCAAGATCACCGCCCAGGACCTCCTGGAACTCGGCGTCATCGACGAAATCGTCCCCGAGCCGCTGGGCGGCGCGCACGCCAACCACGAGGTGGCGGCCGCGGCGCTGCAGGAATCGCTGATCAAGCATTACGAGGAGCTGCGCCGATTCAAGCCGGAGAAGCTGGTTCGCAAGCGGCGGGAGAAGTTCCTGAAGATGGGGAAGTTCTCTGAGTAG
- a CDS encoding methionine--tRNA ligase produces the protein MSRFYITTAIDYANGDPHLGHAFEKIGTDVIARYMRLAGRDVHFLTGMDEHGQKVAQTAADRGVTPQAFVDGIAARFQAMWARLAISYDQFIRTTDPAHKAGVRALIERIREVSPDDYYEKSYEGWYCVGCELFKREAEIVDGKCIVHPTRELQWTQERNWFFRLSRYEEFLKGLFAERPDFLQPESRRNEILSLIDQGLEDISITRSRLSWAIPFPIPTSDGVPQGTWVWFDALPNYLTATGYPGAGWTERWPADYHVIGKDITRLHAVVWPAMLQAAGLPLPRHVWAHGFVNLGGERFSKSAGVKLELAEAIDRFGPDAFRYFLMREVPFDADGNFSWERFEERYNADLANAWGNLASRTISMIEKYCDGVVPSAPPTTLDEGDAADIANYHAAMDGSNGFLLHDGLKAVWQSVARGNEFVDRQAPWKLAKDPAQRAELEATMGALARHLARHCVLLHPFMPGKTLELWRALGAPGTPDEQRLAALPAMDATGWKVTKPAPLFPKEAPAR, from the coding sequence GTGAGCCGATTCTACATCACGACGGCCATCGACTACGCCAACGGCGACCCGCACCTGGGGCACGCCTTCGAGAAGATCGGCACCGACGTCATTGCCCGGTACATGCGCCTGGCGGGAAGGGACGTCCACTTCCTCACGGGGATGGACGAGCACGGACAGAAGGTGGCGCAGACCGCCGCCGACCGTGGCGTCACCCCGCAGGCGTTCGTTGACGGGATCGCCGCGCGCTTCCAGGCCATGTGGGCGCGCCTCGCCATCTCGTACGACCAGTTCATCCGCACCACCGACCCGGCGCACAAGGCCGGCGTGCGCGCGCTCATCGAGCGCATCCGCGAGGTCTCCCCCGACGACTACTACGAGAAATCGTACGAAGGGTGGTACTGCGTGGGGTGCGAGCTGTTCAAGCGCGAGGCCGAGATCGTGGACGGGAAGTGCATCGTGCACCCCACCCGTGAGCTGCAATGGACGCAGGAGCGGAACTGGTTCTTCCGCCTGTCGCGGTACGAGGAGTTCCTGAAGGGGCTGTTCGCCGAGCGTCCGGACTTCCTGCAGCCCGAGTCGCGGCGCAACGAGATCCTCTCGCTCATCGACCAGGGGCTGGAGGACATCTCGATCACGCGATCGCGCCTGTCGTGGGCCATCCCCTTCCCCATCCCCACCTCCGACGGCGTCCCGCAGGGGACCTGGGTCTGGTTCGACGCCCTCCCCAACTACCTCACCGCGACGGGCTACCCGGGTGCGGGGTGGACGGAGCGCTGGCCCGCCGACTACCACGTGATCGGAAAAGACATCACCCGCCTGCACGCGGTGGTTTGGCCGGCGATGTTGCAGGCGGCGGGACTCCCGCTGCCGCGCCACGTATGGGCACACGGCTTCGTGAACCTGGGAGGCGAGCGCTTTTCCAAGTCGGCCGGCGTCAAGCTCGAACTCGCCGAGGCGATCGATCGCTTTGGCCCAGACGCCTTCCGCTACTTCCTCATGCGCGAGGTCCCGTTCGACGCCGACGGCAACTTCTCGTGGGAACGGTTCGAGGAGCGCTACAACGCCGATCTCGCCAACGCCTGGGGAAACCTCGCCTCGCGCACGATCTCGATGATCGAGAAGTACTGCGACGGCGTGGTCCCGAGCGCCCCGCCCACCACACTGGACGAGGGAGACGCCGCCGACATCGCCAACTACCACGCCGCGATGGACGGGTCCAACGGATTCCTCCTGCACGACGGCCTCAAGGCGGTCTGGCAGTCGGTGGCGCGCGGCAACGAGTTCGTCGACCGGCAGGCGCCGTGGAAGCTGGCCAAGGACCCCGCGCAACGAGCCGAGCTGGAGGCGACGATGGGCGCGCTGGCGCGGCATCTGGCGCGCCACTGCGTCCTCCTGCACCCGTTCATGCCCGGCAAGACGTTGGAGCTGTGGCGGGCCCTTGGCGCCCCGGGAACGCCCGACGAACAGCGCCTGGCCGCCCTCCCCGCGATGGACGCCACCGGCTGGAAGGTGACCAAGCCCGCCCCGCTCTTCCCCAAGGAAGCGCCCGCCAGGTAG
- a CDS encoding SusD/RagB family nutrient-binding outer membrane lipoprotein has protein sequence MMRRTITALTVVGTLGVLGACDSYFSGPGIDQNPNVPSQAAADQLFVGFQSFSTANMTGDNNRVIALFTQQMAGTGRQWAGYDKYSITENDFQWDSYYNGGGLVDLRKVQDQVKGDKLYLGIAQVWEALIVGQLADMWGDIPYSDALGTSSTPSLDKQGDVYAKLQTLLDNAITNLNAGGTGPGAADLVFGGAKAPWLQVARTLKARLYLHTAEGDNSAYAKALTETASGISSAANDFTTYQSGTTGEQNQWFQFRIQRGTDIGASSLLVNLMKSRNDPRLTDYFSAGPAAGDVIIGANPGEEDDGTFAWLSDVRGAPDFRQPIVTFAENQLIRAEAQYRTGATAAALQTLNAFRATVGLPALSVSGSALLTAIMEEKYVSLFQNVEVWNDYKRTCYPNLTPVTGTTIPARFLYGASERNSNPNIPSPSQQPRRNTNDPRTTTSTDGSACKGQ, from the coding sequence ATGATGAGACGCACAATCACGGCGCTCACGGTCGTCGGCACACTCGGCGTGCTCGGTGCCTGCGACTCCTACTTCTCGGGTCCGGGCATCGACCAGAACCCGAACGTGCCCTCGCAGGCCGCCGCCGACCAGCTCTTCGTTGGCTTCCAGAGCTTCTCGACCGCGAACATGACCGGTGACAACAATCGCGTCATCGCGCTGTTCACGCAGCAGATGGCCGGCACGGGCCGCCAGTGGGCCGGCTACGACAAGTACTCGATCACCGAAAACGACTTCCAGTGGGACAGCTACTACAACGGCGGTGGCCTCGTGGACCTGCGCAAGGTCCAGGACCAGGTCAAGGGTGACAAGCTGTACCTCGGGATCGCGCAGGTATGGGAAGCGCTCATCGTCGGGCAACTGGCCGACATGTGGGGCGACATTCCCTACTCCGATGCGTTAGGCACCTCGAGCACGCCGTCGCTCGACAAGCAGGGCGATGTCTACGCCAAGCTGCAGACGCTCCTCGACAACGCCATCACCAACCTCAATGCCGGCGGCACGGGCCCGGGCGCGGCCGACCTGGTGTTCGGGGGAGCCAAGGCGCCGTGGCTGCAGGTGGCGCGCACGCTCAAGGCGCGCCTCTACCTGCACACCGCGGAGGGCGACAACAGCGCGTATGCCAAGGCGCTCACCGAGACGGCCAGCGGCATCTCGTCCGCAGCCAACGACTTCACCACCTACCAGAGCGGAACCACCGGCGAGCAGAACCAATGGTTCCAGTTCCGCATCCAGCGAGGCACCGACATCGGCGCGAGTTCGCTCCTGGTCAACCTCATGAAGTCGCGCAACGACCCGCGGCTTACCGACTACTTCTCGGCGGGCCCTGCAGCTGGCGACGTGATCATCGGCGCCAATCCCGGTGAGGAGGACGACGGCACCTTTGCCTGGCTCAGCGACGTGCGCGGCGCGCCGGACTTCCGGCAGCCGATCGTGACGTTCGCCGAGAACCAGCTCATTCGCGCCGAAGCGCAGTACAGGACGGGCGCCACCGCGGCGGCGTTGCAGACGCTGAACGCCTTCCGCGCCACCGTGGGTCTCCCCGCGCTCAGCGTGAGCGGGAGCGCACTGCTCACCGCCATCATGGAGGAGAAGTACGTCTCGCTCTTCCAGAACGTCGAGGTGTGGAACGACTACAAGCGCACCTGCTATCCGAACCTGACGCCCGTCACGGGGACGACGATCCCGGCGCGCTTCCTCTACGGCGCCAGCGAGCGGAACTCCAACCCGAACATCCCGTCGCCGTCGCAGCAGCCGCGGCGGAATACCAACGACCCGCGCACGACGACATCGACCGACGGCTCGGCCTGCAAGGGGCAGTAA
- a CDS encoding SusC/RagA family TonB-linked outer membrane protein produces the protein MSQTQRLFAAALAVLLPITPTVASAQQGATITGRVTGEAQNPIANASVFIGALGVGTQTGSDGRYTLTVPAARVTNQAATIAVRAIGYKQALATITLRAGSISQDFTLESNPLRLGEVVVTGAGTTTTSEKLGNTVNSVKGSEVMRSNEVNIVNALAAKAPGVDITAQAGDPGAGSTIIIRGLKTIQGNGQPLFVVDGSPIDNSTNATSEFADASTSYSNRASDINPNDIESIEVLKGAAAAAIYGARAANGVILITTKSGRAGATRYSLRSNYSFDEVNRDLPLQMQYGRGQFGDASFGVCAEAGCYPTSSTWGPKLSSSTPVYDHWGEAFRTGHVFDNALSISGGDDRRQFFLSAGRLDQQGTINSPNSWYDRSTLRLKASQSLTEKLRIGGNFAYSDVRMALVQKGNNLNGLLLGLARTPPDFNNFPYKVDGLHRSYRYPDPANATDDRVYDNPFWVMNEDRNTSQVGRAFGNMQVDYEPLPWLQVKYTLGADYNSDERLEGLPPQSSGDALTGQLWQGTYNYLELDHNLIATATKAWNSNFNTSLTVGQNLNARDINQVQVKGTTFIDPSLFTLNNMVSSNLQPQNFESKTRIAGYFVQGQADLWNKVFLTVALRADQSSTFPKKDRTNYYPKASLAWNLVGGANSGGSGFINYLKARTAYGTVGREPFAYQILDSYTGSPASFAYGGGSTNPTQAGIGGLTSSTTRGAPTLKPERTAELEAGFDFGIWNSKIDGTVTYYDAKTTDVIFSLPTPASTGYSSALSNGGAISNKGWEVQLNWRAFEMKNVSGEFGASFARNQNKVTELNGATYVGIVGGFGVSTVVKGQPVGAFYGTDWARCRYDIADAENIVGGVDINALCRTAKAPDKSLYVAADGFPVQDDANRVLGNPNPDYQLGLRSSFTFWKKVTVNGLLDIKQGGVNWNGTRLALQRFGTSAYTAPRADCKQVSGDLVCTGNDMVFGKDIEKSPGIVGPGANKAVPVGENWWRAGLGNNFNGPTGQGVEDGGYVKLREIGVSYNVTGGWIHRLAGFSSADLRIAGRNLALWTDYKGIDPETNLLGSLGIGRGQDYFNSPQNRSVVISVGLNR, from the coding sequence ATGTCTCAAACGCAACGTCTGTTTGCAGCGGCGTTGGCAGTACTCCTCCCCATCACTCCAACCGTTGCCAGCGCGCAGCAGGGCGCGACGATCACCGGGCGAGTGACAGGAGAGGCGCAGAACCCGATTGCCAACGCGAGTGTCTTCATCGGCGCGCTCGGTGTGGGGACCCAGACCGGCTCGGATGGCCGGTATACGCTCACGGTTCCCGCGGCGCGCGTCACCAACCAGGCCGCCACCATCGCCGTCCGCGCCATCGGCTACAAGCAGGCCCTGGCCACGATCACCCTACGCGCGGGGAGTATCTCGCAGGACTTCACCCTCGAATCCAACCCGCTGCGCCTGGGCGAGGTCGTCGTGACGGGCGCCGGGACGACCACCACGAGCGAGAAGCTCGGCAACACGGTGAACTCGGTGAAAGGGAGCGAGGTGATGCGCTCGAACGAGGTCAACATCGTCAACGCCCTGGCCGCCAAGGCGCCGGGGGTCGACATCACCGCGCAGGCGGGCGACCCGGGCGCCGGCTCGACGATCATCATCCGCGGGCTCAAGACGATCCAGGGGAATGGGCAGCCGCTCTTCGTCGTTGACGGCTCGCCGATCGACAACTCGACCAACGCGACCTCGGAGTTCGCCGACGCCTCGACGTCGTACTCGAACCGCGCCTCCGACATCAACCCCAACGACATCGAGTCGATCGAGGTGCTGAAGGGGGCGGCGGCCGCCGCCATCTATGGTGCACGCGCGGCCAACGGCGTCATCCTCATCACCACCAAGAGCGGTCGTGCCGGCGCCACCCGCTACAGCCTCCGCAGCAACTACTCGTTCGACGAGGTCAACCGCGACCTCCCGCTGCAGATGCAGTACGGGCGTGGGCAGTTCGGCGACGCATCGTTTGGGGTGTGTGCGGAGGCGGGGTGCTATCCCACCTCGTCCACCTGGGGGCCGAAGCTCTCGTCGTCCACGCCGGTCTACGATCACTGGGGCGAGGCCTTCCGGACCGGGCACGTCTTCGACAATGCGCTCTCGATCTCGGGGGGCGATGACCGTCGCCAGTTCTTCCTCTCCGCCGGCCGACTCGACCAGCAGGGGACGATCAACTCGCCCAACTCCTGGTACGATCGCTCCACGTTGCGCCTGAAGGCGTCGCAGTCGCTCACCGAGAAGCTGCGCATCGGCGGCAACTTCGCCTACAGCGACGTCCGCATGGCGCTGGTGCAGAAGGGGAACAACCTCAACGGACTCCTCCTGGGCCTGGCCCGCACGCCACCCGACTTCAACAACTTCCCGTACAAGGTCGACGGGTTGCACCGCTCGTATCGATACCCCGACCCCGCCAACGCCACCGACGACCGCGTGTACGACAACCCGTTCTGGGTAATGAACGAGGACCGGAACACGTCGCAGGTGGGGCGCGCCTTCGGCAACATGCAGGTCGACTACGAGCCGCTGCCGTGGCTCCAGGTCAAGTACACGTTAGGCGCCGACTACAACTCGGACGAGCGCCTCGAGGGACTCCCCCCGCAGTCGTCGGGTGACGCGCTCACCGGGCAGCTCTGGCAGGGGACGTACAACTACCTCGAACTCGACCACAACCTGATCGCGACGGCGACGAAGGCCTGGAACTCCAACTTCAATACGTCGCTCACGGTCGGGCAGAACCTCAATGCGCGCGACATCAACCAGGTGCAGGTGAAGGGAACGACGTTCATCGACCCGTCGCTCTTCACGCTCAACAACATGGTCTCGAGCAACCTGCAGCCGCAGAACTTCGAGTCCAAGACACGCATTGCCGGCTACTTCGTGCAGGGACAGGCCGACCTGTGGAACAAGGTCTTCCTGACGGTCGCCCTCCGCGCCGACCAGTCGTCGACCTTCCCCAAGAAGGACCGCACCAACTACTACCCGAAGGCCTCGCTCGCCTGGAATCTCGTCGGCGGCGCGAACTCCGGTGGCTCCGGGTTCATCAACTACCTCAAGGCGCGCACCGCGTATGGGACCGTGGGGCGCGAACCCTTCGCCTACCAGATCCTCGACAGCTACACGGGATCACCCGCGTCGTTTGCCTACGGCGGCGGCTCGACCAACCCGACGCAGGCCGGCATCGGCGGCCTCACCTCGTCGACCACGCGCGGCGCCCCGACGCTCAAGCCGGAGCGCACCGCGGAGTTGGAGGCCGGCTTCGATTTCGGCATCTGGAACTCGAAGATCGACGGGACGGTCACGTACTACGACGCCAAGACCACCGACGTCATCTTCTCGCTCCCCACGCCGGCGTCTACCGGCTACAGCTCGGCGCTGTCGAACGGCGGGGCGATCTCCAACAAGGGATGGGAAGTGCAGCTCAACTGGCGCGCCTTCGAGATGAAGAACGTGAGCGGTGAGTTCGGCGCCTCCTTTGCCCGCAACCAGAACAAGGTCACGGAGCTCAACGGGGCGACCTACGTGGGGATCGTCGGCGGCTTCGGCGTGTCGACGGTGGTGAAGGGGCAGCCCGTGGGCGCCTTCTACGGCACCGACTGGGCGCGCTGCCGCTACGACATCGCCGACGCCGAGAACATCGTGGGCGGCGTGGACATCAATGCGCTCTGCCGCACGGCCAAGGCGCCGGACAAGTCGCTGTACGTTGCGGCTGACGGCTTCCCGGTCCAGGACGACGCCAATCGCGTGTTGGGCAACCCGAACCCCGACTACCAGCTCGGCCTTCGCTCGAGCTTCACGTTCTGGAAGAAGGTCACCGTGAACGGCCTGCTCGACATCAAGCAGGGTGGGGTGAACTGGAACGGCACGCGCCTCGCGCTGCAGCGCTTTGGCACCTCGGCCTACACCGCCCCGCGCGCGGACTGCAAGCAGGTCTCGGGCGACCTGGTCTGCACCGGCAATGACATGGTGTTCGGCAAGGACATCGAGAAGTCGCCAGGCATCGTTGGACCGGGGGCCAACAAGGCGGTTCCGGTCGGCGAGAATTGGTGGCGCGCCGGGCTCGGCAACAACTTCAACGGCCCCACCGGGCAGGGCGTCGAGGACGGCGGCTACGTCAAGCTCCGCGAAATCGGCGTCAGCTACAACGTGACCGGTGGCTGGATCCACCGCCTCGCCGGCTTCAGTTCGGCCGACCTCCGCATCGCCGGGCGCAACCTCGCGCTCTGGACCGACTACAAGGGGATCGATCCGGAAACCAACCTCCTCGGTTCGCTCGGCATCGGGCGTGGCCAGGACTACTTCAACTCCCCGCAGAATCGCTCCGTGGTGATCAGCGTGGGGCTCAACCGCTAA
- a CDS encoding LemA family protein codes for MMRARRLVAVLPLVLTACGYNTIQSYDERANAAKQQIEVQLQRRADLVPNLVEVVRGQAKQELEVFTQVARARSGLVDAVQKGDPRQMAEANEQLTGAMKGLMIQVEAYPQIKSDQAFLRLQDELTGTENRIAVARTDLNGAVEQYNRYIRTFPQVVTAKVIGAKPKEYFEVTNSAAREAPRIDLTK; via the coding sequence ATGATGCGCGCTCGACGACTCGTTGCGGTGCTTCCTCTCGTCCTCACGGCGTGTGGCTACAACACGATCCAGTCGTACGACGAGCGGGCAAACGCGGCCAAGCAGCAAATCGAGGTCCAGCTGCAACGCCGCGCCGACCTCGTCCCCAACCTCGTCGAGGTGGTGCGCGGGCAGGCCAAGCAGGAACTGGAGGTCTTCACGCAGGTGGCGCGCGCGCGCTCGGGGCTGGTCGACGCGGTGCAGAAGGGCGACCCGCGCCAGATGGCCGAGGCCAATGAGCAGCTCACCGGCGCCATGAAGGGACTGATGATCCAGGTCGAGGCGTATCCGCAGATCAAGTCCGACCAGGCCTTCCTTCGCCTGCAGGATGAACTCACCGGGACGGAGAACCGCATCGCCGTCGCCCGCACCGACCTCAACGGCGCGGTGGAGCAATACAACCGCTACATCAGGACCTTCCCGCAGGTGGTGACGGCGAAGGTCATCGGGGCCAAGCCCAAGGAGTACTTCGAGGTGACGAACTCGGCGGCGCGCGAGGCGCCCAGGATCGACCTGACCAAGTAG
- a CDS encoding nucleotidyltransferase domain-containing protein, translating to MTLETLVSQLQGAYGDDLVGVALYGSAARGESIGRRSDLNVLVVVQRITMETLRREGATARAWREAGNPPPLTMTRAEWLGSADIFPIEYADILAHHKVLAGTLPLTGVSVERADLRLQLEHEAMSKLLRLRHAVMEASGDQKALLELLEVSVSAMLVLLRAALRLTGAEPPTDSEAVCDRFTAQSGRDAGALKRIVRHNRGHDPITPRDVAPLVEQYLTFAESLVGYLDAFSQTLGADGGYPA from the coding sequence ATGACTCTCGAGACCCTGGTGTCACAGTTGCAAGGCGCCTATGGCGACGATCTCGTCGGCGTGGCGCTGTACGGTTCGGCGGCACGCGGCGAGTCGATCGGCCGGCGCTCCGACCTCAACGTGCTCGTCGTGGTGCAGCGCATCACGATGGAGACGCTGCGTCGTGAGGGGGCGACGGCCCGTGCCTGGCGTGAGGCGGGGAATCCGCCGCCCTTGACGATGACGCGCGCCGAGTGGTTGGGCAGCGCCGACATCTTCCCCATCGAGTACGCCGACATCCTGGCGCACCACAAGGTGCTGGCGGGGACGCTCCCGCTGACGGGCGTGTCGGTGGAGCGTGCCGACCTTCGGCTGCAGCTCGAGCACGAGGCAATGAGCAAGCTGTTGCGCCTGCGTCATGCGGTGATGGAGGCCTCGGGAGACCAGAAGGCGCTGCTCGAGCTGCTCGAGGTGAGCGTGAGCGCGATGCTCGTCCTGCTGCGCGCCGCGTTGCGGCTCACGGGGGCCGAGCCGCCCACCGACTCGGAGGCCGTGTGCGACCGCTTCACCGCGCAGAGCGGGCGCGACGCGGGCGCCCTCAAGCGCATCGTGCGCCACAACCGCGGCCATGACCCCATCACCCCGCGCGATGTTGCGCCGCTGGTGGAGCAGTATCTCACCTTCGCCGAGTCGCTCGTGGGCTACCTCGACGCGTTCTCGCAGACCCTCGGTGCCGACGGCGGCTACCCCGCCTGA